A region of the Candidatus Methylomirabilota bacterium genome:
CGCCTACTACGGACTGCTGACGTGGAGCCTGCTGCTCGTCTCGGCCGGGCTCACCGCGGTCGCGGTTACCGGGTTCGCCGGCGGGCTACTGGTCCAGGACCGGCTGGAGCAGCGGGCCTTCAACCGCCTGATCTTGATCTTTCTGGCCGGGCTCGGTCTGTGGCTGGTGCTGCGCGCGACGCGCGGCTGAGCGGGCCCGGTTACCGTCTCAAGGCTGGAAGCTGGCGAGCCGGATCTCGGCCAGCACGGCGTCGGGCACGCAGAGGAAGGAGGCGACCACGGCGGGGTCGAAGTGGCTGCCGGCGCAGCTCTGAATCTCCCGCTTGGCCGCGTCGAACGAGATCGCCTTCGAGTACGGGCGGTCGAACGTCATGGCGTCGAAGGCGTCGACCACGCTGAAGATGCGGGCCCCCAGGGGAATGACCTCGCCCTTGAGCCCTTGCGGGTAGCCGGTGCCGTCCCACCGCTCGTGATGGGAGTACACGATGGGCACCGCGCCCTTGAGGAACGGGATGTTCTCGATGAGCCGCTTGCCGATATCGGGATGCCGCCGCATGATCGCCCACTCTTCGGGGGTCAGCGCGCCGGGCTTGAGCAGGATGTGGTCGGGAATGCCGATCTTGCCGATGTCGTGCAGCAGCACGCCGTGGGCGAGGTCGACGAGCTCCTCGTCGCTCAGGCCGTGCTGCCGCGCGGTAGCCAGCGCGTAGCCGTGCACCCGCCGGGAGTGCGCCTCGGTGCCGACGTCGCGGGAATCCAGCGCGGCGCCCAGGGTTTCCAGCGTCGCGCGGTAGGTGTCCTGCAGCTGGCGATAGGCTCGTTGCAGATCCCGGGTGGCTTCGTCGACCCGGCGCTCCAGCCGCACCTGATACTCGCGCCGGTCCACGAGGAGCTGGCGGCGCTCCAGGGCCCGTTCGGCGGCGATGAGCAGCTCGTCGACGTTGACCGGCTTCACGATGAAGTCGTCGGCGCCCAATCTCAAACTTTCGATGGCGGTCGTCACGTCGGGGGCCCCGGTGAGCACGATGACGGCGGCATCGCGGTCGAGCGCCCGGATCCCGCTGAGCACGGCGATGCCGTCGAGCTCCGGCATCCGGAGGTCCATCACCGTCAGCGCCGGCCGCGACTCGGTGAAGGCGGCCAGGCCCTCCTGACCATTGCTCGCGTGCAGGCAGTCATAGCCGGCCGACAGGAAGACCTGATGCAACAGCGTCCGCACATGAGCGTCGTCGTCGACGACCAGCACCTGCCGGCGGTGTGCGTTCAGAGGATCTTCTCCGGCGAGTCGGTGGTGGCCACCTGATTCTTGCCGGCGCGCTTGGCCGCGTAGAGCGCCTCGTCGGCGGCCCGGACCAGCTCCTCGGCGCTGGCGGCGTCGTCGTCGGGCAGGCTGGCCAGCCCGAAGCTGGCGGTGAGGGGCTTGCCGTGGGCGAAGGCGTGAGTGGAGACGACGTGGCGGATGCGGTCGGCGTACAGGCGGGCCCCCGCTCGCGAGGTCTCGACCAGGAGGACGACGAACTCGTCGCCCCCATACCGCGCCACGACGTTGATCCCACGCGAGTGCTTGACCAGGATCTGGGCCACGTCCCGCAGCGACTCGTCCCCGACGGCGTGCCCCAGCTCGTCGTTGACGGCCTTGAACCCGTCCAGGTCCATGAGCACGACGGAGACGGGATGATTGAAGCGCCGGTGCCGCTGCATCTCCTCCTCGAGCCGGATGGAGAAGAAACGGCGGTTGTAGAGGCCGGTGACTTCGTCCTTGAACGACGTCTCCTTCAGACGGGTGTTGGTGTTCTCGAGCTCCTTGTAGGCGGCGTCCAGGCGGGAGGCGAAGCTGTTGATCTCGCCCGCCTGCTGCTCGATCGTCTCCAGCATCCGGGCGATGGTCTGCATCAGCGT
Encoded here:
- a CDS encoding GGDEF domain-containing protein — encoded protein: MPAKPPSDVAEAGQRLSHKVLVALGLVAIIPLLVLAYVTHRFVLPSLSPLGSAEFFGLLGLFLFTALAIVAGGYMVWDIGRTVARVARMLGEEGRLGELAERRGEAGTLMQTIARMLETIEQQAGEINSFASRLDAAYKELENTNTRLKETSFKDEVTGLYNRRFFSIRLEEEMQRHRRFNHPVSVVLMDLDGFKAVNDELGHAVGDESLRDVAQILVKHSRGINVVARYGGDEFVVLLVETSRAGARLYADRIRHVVSTHAFAHGKPLTASFGLASLPDDDAASAEELVRAADEALYAAKRAGKNQVATTDSPEKIL
- a CDS encoding HD domain-containing phosphohydrolase; its protein translation is MLVVDDDAHVRTLLHQVFLSAGYDCLHASNGQEGLAAFTESRPALTVMDLRMPELDGIAVLSGIRALDRDAAVIVLTGAPDVTTAIESLRLGADDFIVKPVNVDELLIAAERALERRQLLVDRREYQVRLERRVDEATRDLQRAYRQLQDTYRATLETLGAALDSRDVGTEAHSRRVHGYALATARQHGLSDEELVDLAHGVLLHDIGKIGIPDHILLKPGALTPEEWAIMRRHPDIGKRLIENIPFLKGAVPIVYSHHERWDGTGYPQGLKGEVIPLGARIFSVVDAFDAMTFDRPYSKAISFDAAKREIQSCAGSHFDPAVVASFLCVPDAVLAEIRLASFQP